Proteins encoded together in one Planctomyces sp. SH-PL14 window:
- a CDS encoding GntR family transcriptional regulator: protein MQRDSLQFQVSPTSGIPIYRQIMDQVRALIAGGKAQPGDVLPSVRQMAADLGVNMMTVSKAYAKLEAEQVVERARGKGMVIAAALPSGSIGQRQDEIRPHLEPGVVRGRQLGLSDGQILDVVKELLRDTNHE, encoded by the coding sequence ATGCAAAGAGACTCACTCCAATTCCAGGTCAGTCCAACGTCGGGGATCCCGATCTACCGGCAGATCATGGACCAGGTCCGGGCCCTGATCGCCGGCGGGAAAGCCCAGCCGGGCGACGTCCTCCCGAGCGTCCGCCAGATGGCGGCCGATCTGGGGGTCAACATGATGACCGTGTCGAAGGCCTACGCGAAGCTGGAGGCGGAGCAGGTCGTCGAGCGGGCCCGGGGCAAGGGGATGGTCATCGCGGCGGCGCTCCCCTCCGGCTCGATTGGCCAGCGGCAGGACGAGATCCGGCCGCACCTGGAGCCGGGGGTCGTCCGGGGCCGACAGCTGGGACTCTCCGACGGACAGATTCTCGATGTCGTCAAGGAACTCCTGCGGGATACGAATCATGAATGA
- a CDS encoding ABC transporter ATP-binding protein: protein MNDVIVFDQLVKQFGQKTVLDGVSLRVPRGRVIGLVGTNGAGKSTLIKCLLGLLKPTSGHCELLGENSWTLSDTAKERFGYVPQEVQLYPWMKVKHLVRYVGAFYRNWDQAWAEELLNRWELPREDRFAPLSTGQKQKLAIVLALAHRPDVLILDEPVASLDPVARRLFLESILEIVEDEQHTVLFSTHITSDLERVASHVAILQEGRIVYNDDLDTLKERVKRLRIESRADLPASFAIAGALRSEVRGRHALVAVSQVDDALLDDVAQRWQATVEVEDLNLEEIFLEMHEKSGAR from the coding sequence ATGAATGACGTCATTGTCTTCGATCAGCTCGTCAAGCAGTTCGGACAGAAGACCGTCCTCGACGGTGTGTCGCTCCGCGTTCCGCGGGGGCGGGTCATCGGACTCGTGGGGACGAACGGGGCGGGGAAGTCGACCCTCATCAAGTGCCTGCTGGGGCTGCTCAAGCCGACCTCGGGGCACTGTGAGCTGCTCGGTGAAAACTCCTGGACCTTGAGCGACACCGCCAAAGAGCGGTTCGGGTACGTCCCGCAGGAGGTCCAGCTCTACCCGTGGATGAAGGTGAAGCACCTCGTCCGGTATGTCGGGGCGTTCTACCGCAACTGGGACCAGGCGTGGGCCGAAGAACTCCTCAACCGCTGGGAGCTTCCGCGGGAGGACCGGTTCGCTCCGCTCTCGACCGGGCAGAAGCAGAAGCTGGCGATCGTGCTGGCCCTGGCGCATCGTCCGGATGTCCTGATCCTCGACGAGCCGGTCGCGAGTCTTGACCCGGTCGCCCGGCGGCTGTTCCTGGAGTCGATCCTGGAGATCGTCGAGGACGAGCAGCACACCGTCCTGTTCTCAACGCACATCACGTCGGACCTCGAACGGGTCGCCTCGCACGTGGCGATCCTGCAGGAGGGGCGGATCGTCTACAACGACGATCTCGACACGCTCAAGGAACGGGTCAAGCGACTGCGGATTGAGTCCCGCGCGGACCTGCCCGCCTCCTTCGCCATCGCCGGGGCCCTGCGGTCGGAAGTCCGCGGCCGGCACGCGCTCGTCGCCGTCTCACAGGTGGACGACGCGCTCCTCGACGATGTGGCCCAGCGCTGGCAGGCGACGGTGGAAGTGGAAGACCTCAACCTGGAAGAGATCTTTCTCGAGATGCATGAGAAGTCCGGGGCCCGCTGA